One genomic region from Sphingomonas paeninsulae encodes:
- a CDS encoding Tim44/TimA family putative adaptor protein, protein MVGIVLLAMVAGFLALRLYSVLGKRTGHEQTFVAPVDQPKLVPTVAGDEARPQVVIENNNVFEPAAAAGIRAIIAAESNFDVARFIDGSKTAYRMILEAYWRGDETELAELTDDDVRQSFAASIADRKVAGHVLDNRLVQIEKAIISAASLDGKVAHITVRFDADIAAVTRDADNAVVAGSLTDAVPTHDAWTFTRTVRASDPNWILTDTDESA, encoded by the coding sequence GTGGTCGGTATCGTACTTCTAGCAATGGTGGCTGGGTTTCTGGCGCTCCGTCTTTACTCCGTACTCGGCAAACGCACGGGTCATGAGCAGACTTTTGTTGCGCCGGTCGATCAGCCGAAATTGGTTCCGACCGTGGCTGGAGATGAAGCGCGCCCACAAGTGGTGATCGAAAATAACAATGTGTTCGAACCTGCGGCCGCAGCCGGCATCCGCGCGATCATCGCCGCTGAGAGCAATTTCGACGTTGCGCGCTTTATCGACGGTTCGAAGACGGCATATCGCATGATCCTCGAAGCGTATTGGCGCGGCGACGAGACCGAACTGGCTGAATTGACCGACGACGATGTCCGCCAGTCGTTCGCGGCCTCCATCGCTGATCGCAAGGTAGCGGGCCATGTCCTCGATAACAGGCTGGTGCAAATCGAAAAGGCGATTATCTCTGCGGCTTCGCTGGATGGCAAGGTCGCGCACATCACCGTTCGCTTTGATGCCGATATTGCTGCGGTGACGCGCGATGCTGACAATGCGGTGGTTGCTGGCTCACTGACCGATGCGGTGCCGACGCACGATGCGTGGACGTTCACGCGAACCGTGCGTGCCTCGGACCCCAACTGGATTTTGACAGACACCGACGAATCGGCATGA
- the secB gene encoding protein-export chaperone SecB — protein MADELSPEMGNEPLANGEDTTPQAGVLSQYVKDLSFENPNAPAVYQWQGQPQIDVQFNIGSTQLGDDAYEVVLKIDVKATAADKTAFQVELAYAGLFALRNIPEDQLQPFLLAEAPRILFPFARRVLADAVRDGGFPPLMLEPIDFGQLYMSQAEQTDSLASATPAGEA, from the coding sequence ATGGCCGACGAACTGAGCCCCGAAATGGGCAACGAACCCCTTGCCAACGGCGAAGACACGACCCCGCAGGCTGGCGTCCTTTCGCAATATGTGAAGGATCTGTCGTTTGAAAATCCGAACGCACCAGCCGTGTACCAATGGCAGGGCCAACCGCAGATCGATGTTCAGTTCAACATCGGTTCGACCCAGTTGGGCGATGATGCTTATGAGGTCGTGCTGAAGATCGACGTGAAGGCGACTGCCGCAGACAAGACCGCGTTTCAGGTCGAACTGGCCTATGCCGGACTGTTCGCGCTTCGTAACATCCCCGAAGATCAGCTTCAGCCGTTCCTGCTCGCGGAAGCGCCCCGGATTCTGTTCCCCTTCGCTCGACGCGTGTTGGCCGATGCCGTGCGCGATGGCGGCTTTCCACCGCTGATGCTGGAACCGATTGATTTCGGGCAGCTTTACATGTCGCAGGCCGAACAGACCGACTCGCTCGCTTCGGCAACACCGGCTGGCGAAGCGTAA
- the murJ gene encoding murein biosynthesis integral membrane protein MurJ — MNLVRATASIGGLTLVSRVLGMVRDMLMARFVGAGFASDAFLIAWRLPNLFRALFAEGAFAAVFVPMFNRRMAEADGEVPGSGLSAATDFAGQVLSVLFPFLVIFTAIMIAATGPIVWAMTGGFPDGGAEKFALASHLTQITFPYLALISLVSLLGGILNSLGRFWVNAAAPILLNIAMIAAILFFRGHTGVQTAETQAIAVTVAGALQLAWLIWSCRQAGIVLKLSMPRLSPDVKRMLFLIGPAAVGQGAIQFNLLISTSLAARFLPQGAVSYLYYADRLNQLPLGLIGIGVGTAILPSLSRQIAGGNAVAAGHTQNRAMELSLLLALPAAVALVVSSTPLIRGVFQHGAFTAIDTIGAAGALAAFSVGVPAYVLIKVLTPGFYARQDTKTPVRLAVISMLFNLVGNLLSVLVLNAGFVGIALSTAAAAWVNVIMLYWTLHRREHLRFDARFKSKAVRIAAASFAMGITLYLLNPVLDPYMAGRSFERVAALVALCGIGAAVYGAVALATGAVNLGELRTQFMRKG; from the coding sequence GTGAACCTCGTCCGGGCCACCGCCTCGATCGGTGGATTGACGCTCGTCAGCCGCGTGCTTGGCATGGTACGCGATATGCTGATGGCGCGCTTTGTCGGCGCGGGGTTCGCATCGGATGCCTTCCTGATCGCGTGGCGGCTGCCTAATCTGTTCCGTGCGCTGTTTGCCGAAGGGGCGTTCGCAGCGGTCTTCGTGCCGATGTTCAATCGGCGGATGGCAGAGGCCGATGGAGAAGTACCGGGATCGGGTCTCAGTGCCGCAACGGATTTCGCTGGTCAGGTTCTGTCAGTCCTGTTTCCATTTCTGGTGATTTTTACTGCAATCATGATCGCCGCGACCGGGCCGATCGTCTGGGCGATGACTGGTGGTTTCCCCGATGGCGGCGCTGAGAAATTCGCTCTTGCCAGTCACCTGACCCAGATCACCTTTCCCTATCTGGCGCTGATTTCACTGGTATCGCTGCTGGGCGGTATCCTGAATTCGCTCGGGCGGTTCTGGGTCAACGCCGCCGCGCCGATCCTGCTCAACATCGCTATGATCGCCGCAATCTTGTTTTTCCGCGGCCATACCGGCGTCCAGACCGCAGAAACGCAGGCGATCGCGGTGACGGTCGCGGGTGCGTTGCAACTGGCGTGGTTGATCTGGTCGTGCCGTCAGGCGGGCATCGTCCTGAAGCTGTCGATGCCGCGCCTGTCGCCTGACGTTAAGCGGATGCTGTTCCTGATCGGGCCGGCCGCAGTCGGTCAGGGCGCGATCCAGTTCAATCTGTTGATTTCAACTTCGCTCGCCGCACGGTTCCTCCCCCAAGGTGCGGTAAGCTATCTTTACTATGCCGACCGCCTGAACCAGCTTCCCCTCGGACTGATCGGCATTGGCGTGGGAACTGCGATCCTGCCCAGCCTGTCGCGCCAGATCGCGGGCGGTAATGCTGTTGCAGCCGGGCATACCCAGAACCGCGCGATGGAGTTGAGCCTGCTGCTTGCCCTGCCCGCCGCCGTCGCGCTGGTGGTGTCCTCGACGCCGCTGATCCGTGGCGTGTTCCAGCATGGTGCGTTCACCGCGATCGACACGATCGGCGCTGCTGGAGCCCTGGCGGCATTTTCCGTTGGCGTTCCGGCCTATGTGCTGATCAAGGTGCTGACGCCCGGTTTTTATGCACGGCAGGATACTAAAACACCGGTTCGGCTCGCGGTGATATCGATGCTGTTCAATCTCGTCGGCAATTTGCTTTCGGTGCTTGTGCTGAACGCTGGCTTCGTCGGTATAGCGTTGTCGACCGCGGCGGCGGCGTGGGTGAACGTGATTATGCTGTACTGGACGCTGCACCGGCGCGAGCATCTGCGGTTCGATGCGCGATTCAAATCGAAAGCGGTCCGCATTGCTGCGGCCAGCTTTGCGATGGGAATTACGCTTTATCTGCTGAACCCGGTGCTCGACCCCTATATGGCGGGTCGCTCATTCGAGCGCGTTGCTGCACTGGTCGCGCTTTGCGGCATCGGTGCGGCAGTCTATGGCGCGGTGGCGCTGGCGACAGGGGCCGTGAACCTCGGCGAGTTACGCACACAATTCATGCGGAAGGGATAA
- the trpS gene encoding tryptophan--tRNA ligase: MRVVSGIQPTGSLHLGNYLGAIRNWVRMQDSVEGECVFFLADLHSLSTHEDRDTRRANVREMAAALIAAGIDPKRSVLFNQARVPAHAELCWLLMGTARMGWLNRMTQFKDKAGKNREGSSVALFAYPVLQAADVLLYNATHVPVGDDQKQHLELARDIATKFNGDFGVDLFTLPEAYIPPAAARIMSLRDGTAKMSKSDPSDMSRINLTDDADLIAQKVRKAKTDQDVLPSEPAGLADRPEARNLVTIFAALSDVKSDAVLAEFGGSQFGPFKARLIEQLVATLSPIRERLLDLRDDATIDAILESGGARARVLAQPTLDAAYDATGLQRGLSRSARG; the protein is encoded by the coding sequence ATGAGAGTCGTTTCGGGCATCCAGCCAACAGGCAGCCTGCATCTCGGCAACTATCTCGGCGCGATCCGGAACTGGGTGCGGATGCAGGACAGTGTCGAGGGGGAGTGCGTGTTTTTCCTTGCCGATCTGCATTCGCTCAGCACACACGAAGATCGCGATACAAGACGCGCCAACGTCAGGGAAATGGCGGCCGCGCTGATCGCTGCTGGTATAGATCCAAAGCGTAGCGTTCTGTTCAATCAGGCGCGAGTTCCGGCACATGCCGAACTCTGCTGGTTGCTGATGGGGACCGCCCGGATGGGGTGGCTGAACCGCATGACGCAATTCAAGGACAAAGCTGGAAAGAACCGCGAAGGGTCTTCCGTGGCGCTTTTTGCCTATCCAGTTTTGCAGGCGGCCGACGTGCTGCTCTACAACGCGACGCACGTTCCGGTCGGCGACGATCAGAAGCAGCATCTGGAACTGGCGCGCGACATCGCGACCAAGTTCAACGGCGATTTCGGCGTCGATCTCTTTACTCTGCCCGAAGCCTATATCCCGCCCGCTGCCGCGAGGATCATGTCGTTGCGGGATGGAACGGCAAAGATGTCGAAGTCCGATCCGTCGGACATGAGCCGCATCAACCTGACCGATGATGCCGACCTGATCGCGCAGAAAGTCCGCAAGGCAAAGACCGACCAGGATGTCCTGCCCTCTGAGCCGGCGGGACTCGCAGATCGGCCCGAGGCGCGCAATCTGGTGACGATCTTCGCGGCGCTGTCCGACGTGAAGAGCGATGCAGTGCTGGCGGAATTCGGGGGTTCGCAGTTCGGACCGTTCAAGGCTCGCCTGATTGAACAGTTGGTCGCAACGCTGTCCCCGATCCGGGAGCGGTTGTTGGATTTGCGCGACGATGCGACAATCGACGCAATCCTCGAGTCGGGGGGAGCACGGGCACGAGTCCTTGCGCAACCAACGCTCGACGCGGCCTATGACGCGACGGGTCTGCAAAGAGGTTTGTCGCGGTCAGCCCGTGGCTGA
- a CDS encoding DUF4136 domain-containing protein produces MIRFLKYAAPIALLTVAGCAEPFQARVSRYQALPAPQGQSFAVVADSPRENGSLEFRTYADMVANRLQQVGYVRAGTATGANLIVSINYGVDRGHEKIRSTVGSGFGGFGYGGGFGYSRFGGYGGFGRPYYGYGFGRRAFVGGFYDPFLFDDYNRVESYTVYNSQLQMTIERQGTKERVFEGKAQAISTDDDLTTLVPNLIDAMFTGFPGNSGETVKITVAPPGKTRR; encoded by the coding sequence ATGATCCGTTTTCTGAAATACGCTGCGCCCATCGCACTCTTAACTGTCGCCGGTTGCGCTGAACCATTCCAGGCAAGAGTTTCACGTTATCAGGCACTTCCGGCCCCACAGGGTCAGAGTTTTGCGGTGGTTGCAGACAGTCCTCGCGAAAACGGTTCGCTCGAGTTTCGTACCTATGCCGACATGGTTGCCAACCGACTTCAGCAGGTCGGCTATGTCCGCGCTGGAACGGCAACGGGTGCAAACCTGATCGTTTCCATCAATTATGGCGTCGATCGCGGGCATGAGAAAATCCGCTCGACTGTCGGATCGGGCTTTGGCGGTTTTGGCTACGGCGGCGGCTTTGGATATAGCCGCTTCGGCGGTTATGGTGGCTTTGGTCGGCCCTATTATGGCTATGGATTCGGTCGTCGCGCGTTCGTCGGCGGCTTTTACGATCCATTCCTGTTCGATGATTATAACAGGGTGGAAAGCTACACCGTCTATAACTCGCAGCTTCAGATGACGATCGAGCGTCAGGGAACCAAGGAGCGCGTGTTCGAAGGTAAGGCGCAGGCCATTTCGACCGACGACGACTTGACCACGCTGGTTCCAAACCTGATCGACGCAATGTTCACCGGCTTCCCAGGCAATTCGGGCGAGACGGTCAAGATTACCGTTGCCCCTCCGGGAAAAACGCGGCGCTAA
- the tgt gene encoding tRNA guanosine(34) transglycosylase Tgt gives MTSPRFNFSIAATDGPARTGTIAMKRGEIRTPAFMPVGTAATVKGMTPDGVRDTGADIILGNTYHLMLRPGAERMARLGGLHEFMGWGRPILTDSGGYQVMSLGDLTKITEEGVAFKSHLDGSRHMLTPERSMEIQRLLGSDIVMAFDECTPFPATHEVADKSMDRSMRWAARSRAGFDSGAEHSAVSALFGIQQGSMFADLRAKSTEKLVEIGFDGYAIGGLAVGEGQDAMFGVLDYAADMLPADRPRYLMGVGKPDDIVGAVERGVDMFDCVLPTRSGRNGQAFTWDGPVNIRNAKHAEDKSPLSADCACPTCTGWSRAYLHHLVKSGEMLGAMLMTGHNLWFYQRLMGGLRDAISGRQLTAYADEFRLRYRGAPSGTPQTD, from the coding sequence ATGACTTCCCCCCGTTTCAACTTCTCGATTGCCGCCACCGATGGTCCTGCGCGCACCGGCACTATTGCCATGAAGCGCGGCGAAATCCGCACGCCTGCCTTCATGCCGGTCGGCACCGCCGCCACGGTGAAGGGCATGACCCCCGATGGCGTGCGCGATACCGGCGCGGACATCATTCTTGGCAACACTTATCACCTGATGCTGCGTCCGGGTGCCGAACGCATGGCGCGACTGGGTGGGCTGCATGAATTCATGGGTTGGGGCCGTCCGATCCTGACCGACAGCGGCGGTTATCAGGTGATGAGTCTCGGCGATTTGACCAAAATCACAGAGGAGGGCGTCGCCTTCAAATCGCACCTCGATGGGTCGCGGCATATGCTGACCCCTGAACGGTCGATGGAGATTCAGCGTCTGCTCGGTTCCGATATCGTCATGGCCTTTGACGAGTGCACGCCGTTTCCTGCCACCCATGAAGTTGCTGATAAATCGATGGATCGGTCGATGCGCTGGGCCGCGCGATCGCGTGCCGGGTTCGACAGTGGAGCCGAACATTCGGCGGTTTCGGCGCTGTTTGGTATCCAGCAAGGCTCTATGTTTGCCGATTTACGTGCAAAATCGACCGAAAAACTCGTCGAAATTGGCTTCGATGGTTATGCAATCGGTGGACTGGCGGTTGGGGAGGGACAGGACGCAATGTTCGGCGTGCTCGATTATGCCGCCGATATGCTTCCCGCAGACCGCCCGCGCTATCTGATGGGCGTCGGAAAGCCCGATGACATCGTCGGTGCGGTTGAACGCGGGGTCGATATGTTCGATTGCGTGCTGCCAACGCGCAGCGGGCGCAATGGACAGGCTTTCACATGGGATGGGCCGGTCAATATCCGCAATGCCAAACACGCTGAGGATAAATCGCCGCTGTCGGCTGATTGTGCGTGCCCGACTTGCACGGGGTGGAGCCGTGCCTATCTGCATCACCTCGTCAAATCGGGGGAAATGCTTGGTGCGATGCTGATGACCGGCCACAATTTGTGGTTCTATCAGCGGCTTATGGGCGGATTGCGCGACGCTATATCGGGGCGGCAACTGACGGCTTATGCCGATGAATTCAGGCTGCGGTATCGCGGCGCCCCATCAGGGACGCCGCAAACGGATTAG